The proteins below come from a single Bartonella schoenbuchensis R1 genomic window:
- a CDS encoding energy transducer TonB family protein: protein MNFTNTRRLSILWIGAFMSALSLHAVLGIQFYFQNINVNDNVFPPAIMLTFAQEISHPNINTNTDLEILQSSVLEQEQKISEPALNEVQSMESQFSEEMQSLQELQPIIEKNDFIVEKTLKESQTSKMAHKALVKKALSVSKIAAKQSNTKSVHSFAVSKNNYTKLDDALSMQWLAKVQAQLERQKNYVIRHRTTHAKGVVQLEFKVHKQGNIFASRIALSSNDQELDRLAMAALQRVGILPPPPLSKENKIIRISLIFN, encoded by the coding sequence ATGAATTTTACAAATACTAGGCGGTTATCAATCCTTTGGATAGGGGCGTTTATGAGTGCTCTTTCTTTACATGCTGTATTGGGGATACAGTTTTATTTTCAAAATATTAATGTGAACGATAATGTATTTCCACCGGCGATTATGCTGACTTTTGCACAAGAAATTTCACACCCTAATATTAATACTAATACGGATTTGGAAATATTGCAGTCTAGTGTTTTAGAGCAAGAACAAAAGATATCAGAGCCAGCACTCAATGAGGTTCAATCGATGGAATCTCAATTTTCAGAAGAGATGCAATCTTTGCAAGAACTCCAACCTATTATAGAAAAAAATGATTTTATAGTAGAAAAAACTTTGAAAGAATCTCAAACTTCTAAAATGGCACATAAAGCGCTTGTCAAAAAAGCATTATCAGTGTCAAAAATTGCAGCAAAACAAAGCAATACAAAATCAGTACACTCGTTTGCGGTTAGTAAGAATAATTATACAAAGCTTGATGATGCATTATCTATGCAGTGGTTGGCAAAGGTACAAGCACAATTAGAAAGGCAAAAAAATTATGTTATAAGGCACCGTACTACTCATGCAAAAGGGGTAGTACAATTAGAATTTAAAGTGCATAAGCAGGGGAATATTTTTGCAAGCCGTATTGCACTTTCTTCTAATGATCAGGAACTTGATCGATTAGCCATGGCAGCACTTCAGCGTGTTGGTATTCTTCCTCCTCCACCGCTTTCAAAAGAGAATAAAATTATTAGAATATCTTTAATATTTAACTGA
- a CDS encoding hemin-degrading factor: MSYTAKEIIRLREKKEMHNRDFATSIGISEAELIAAYCTTEKAKKLNADVTTLLKNAPKIGTVMVLTRNEYAVHEKIGCFEKIVQNQHVPITLGEIDLRIFPKQWKFGFEYEMVVFGKPTKSLQFFDQYGVAIFKIYSKDTTNMEEWNILVKKLLSKDQLPNLEIQPSPTLTQHDTANINVEKFRDRWRQMTDVHQLHEIISEFKINRHDAVKYAGNEFADELSVESLEIMLNKIAQQEIPIMCFVGNKGCIQIFSGQIKNIKQIGPWLNILDKKFNLHMLVSGIDKIWRVRKPTRDGYVSSLEVFDKNGEMIVQFFGLRKEGQKEREDWRSLLNDLPSILENNNYFKKVR; this comes from the coding sequence ATGTCCTACACAGCTAAAGAAATTATTAGACTGCGAGAAAAAAAAGAAATGCATAATCGTGATTTTGCTACTTCGATTGGCATATCTGAAGCAGAGCTTATTGCTGCTTATTGCACTACCGAAAAAGCAAAAAAATTAAATGCTGATGTGACTACTCTCCTTAAAAATGCTCCCAAAATTGGAACAGTTATGGTATTAACACGTAATGAGTATGCTGTTCACGAAAAAATAGGATGTTTTGAAAAAATTGTGCAAAACCAACATGTTCCTATAACGCTTGGTGAAATCGATTTGCGTATCTTTCCAAAACAATGGAAATTCGGTTTTGAATATGAAATGGTTGTTTTTGGAAAACCTACTAAAAGTTTGCAATTTTTTGATCAGTACGGTGTTGCTATCTTCAAAATTTATTCTAAAGATACAACAAATATGGAGGAATGGAATATACTTGTTAAAAAATTGCTTAGTAAAGATCAGTTACCTAATCTTGAAATTCAGCCCTCTCCTACCCTCACACAACATGATACAGCAAATATAAATGTTGAAAAATTCCGCGATCGTTGGCGACAAATGACTGATGTACATCAACTTCATGAAATTATTTCAGAATTTAAAATCAATCGACATGATGCTGTAAAATATGCTGGTAATGAATTTGCTGATGAATTAAGCGTAGAATCTCTTGAAATAATGCTAAACAAAATCGCACAACAAGAAATACCAATTATGTGTTTTGTCGGCAATAAAGGGTGCATTCAAATTTTCAGTGGACAAATTAAAAATATTAAACAAATAGGCCCTTGGCTTAATATCCTTGATAAAAAATTTAACCTTCATATGCTTGTTTCTGGTATTGATAAAATATGGCGTGTTCGTAAACCCACTCGCGATGGTTATGTCAGTTCACTAGAAGTTTTTGATAAAAATGGTGAGATGATTGTTCAATTTTTTGGCCTAAGAAAAGAGGGCCAAAAAGAACGTGAAGATTGGCGTTCTTTATTGAATGATTTGCCTTCTATACTAGAAAACAACAATTACTTTAAAAAGGTAAGGTAA
- a CDS encoding heme/hemin ABC transporter substrate-binding protein translates to MSILLLRRLSNLIFISILFYFTSFSHQAIAEITTSFPKNARIVSIGGSLTEIVYALGAQDQLIARDSTSIYPREALKLPELGYMRALSPEGVLSLTPEGILLIEGSGPPLTIDILKKTSIPLVIVPESFSRENVIEKIHLVGKALHRETQAAALIKKINRSFMDNDMLLAKVTKPKRVLVIFSMQNGRIMVSGTNTAADGMIKLSGGINAISSYKGYKPLNNEALLKSNPDVILLMTHPKNSSQIDQILAIPAIQATPAAQNHAIKQIDAMYFLSFGPRTAEASKELINLLYSEN, encoded by the coding sequence ATGTCCATACTTCTTTTGCGCAGATTATCAAACCTTATTTTTATTTCCATTTTGTTTTATTTTACCTCTTTTTCTCATCAAGCAATCGCTGAAATTACAACCAGTTTTCCTAAAAATGCACGAATTGTTTCGATTGGTGGATCTCTCACAGAAATTGTCTATGCATTAGGAGCTCAAGATCAGCTTATTGCTCGCGACAGTACGAGTATATACCCCCGAGAAGCACTCAAACTCCCTGAGCTTGGATATATGCGAGCCCTTTCACCCGAAGGAGTTTTATCGCTCACCCCAGAAGGTATATTGTTGATTGAAGGAAGTGGCCCTCCCTTAACAATTGACATTCTCAAAAAAACGTCAATACCGTTAGTGATTGTGCCAGAAAGTTTTTCTCGTGAAAATGTAATAGAAAAAATTCACCTTGTTGGCAAAGCACTTCACCGAGAAACACAAGCAGCTGCATTAATTAAAAAGATAAACCGTAGCTTCATGGATAACGATATGCTTTTGGCAAAAGTAACTAAACCAAAACGCGTTCTTGTTATTTTTTCAATGCAAAACGGGCGTATCATGGTATCTGGAACAAATACAGCTGCCGATGGTATGATAAAACTTTCAGGTGGTATTAACGCCATCTCTAGTTATAAAGGATATAAACCTTTAAATAATGAGGCCTTATTAAAATCAAATCCCGATGTTATCTTGCTTATGACACATCCCAAAAATTCATCCCAAATTGATCAAATTTTAGCTATACCAGCAATTCAAGCTACACCCGCAGCACAAAATCATGCTATTAAACAAATAGATGCTATGTATTTTTTAAGTTTTGGTCCACGTACTGCAGAGGCATCAAAAGAACTGATTAATCTGCTTTATAGTGAGAATTAA
- a CDS encoding TonB-dependent hemoglobin/transferrin/lactoferrin family receptor, which produces MQIKPKSIYKSCITLSALSIWIPSFVFAQNSNIIFSQNSNSNTVIELNPIVIEKRETINPLDTVTVLTDRETARDIEQKQINDIHDIGRLNPTITYNSNNDSFVIRGLSANRVLVTMDGIPLPWLNDGVRGVKGGSSMFDLNALSTLDIIRGSDSSRYGSGALSGIVALRTLDPEDLLTEEKNWGSLTKGSYNSADSSWHIDEAFAVRFYQTFLLFQGSRVGGHERKNMGTVDTYGSERTRANPADFDQNNLLFKMHQYLNSDHKVGFTAERFFYNKDTHSLNASSTTYSPGSVYDKNNKYRERFSIFYDYSGNGDAVFDAFHGQLYWQKLSNNQVLKGHRIKQPQGNYLRDNLIRNINYGFNADSLKKIDIGAISHTLKFSTDIFASKLHQYASGQDNCHLRENARGCAFLHTNQSDTPDTHSHGFSLAFEDAIGFSNNHVRVIPGIRYDWYKHVPQKTPSYKKTTISKEQLTENGGSHFSPKLRVEWDANDQVTFYGQWAQAFRAPSVSELYLIYVNPSFYYTAGNPNLKPEISNGYDIGIKYGNVNFDGSISVFTNQYKNFIDIIDKGPSREFMLARKHYINRAHVRISGIEAKTSLALNQNFHSNFSFAYAQGKDLDKNEYLNSIPALKAIIGFGYAQETWGADIMLTLAAKRDKVEKNSDYAKTPSYKLVDVVGWWEPFGEKGPIIRVGVYNLFNKKYWNATDLPAASPRGAPPPPKDYFSQPGRNFKVSLVQKF; this is translated from the coding sequence ATGCAAATAAAACCAAAAAGTATTTATAAAAGTTGTATAACTTTAAGCGCATTATCAATCTGGATACCCTCTTTCGTTTTTGCACAAAACAGCAATATTATTTTTTCACAAAACAGCAATTCGAACACCGTAATTGAGCTCAACCCAATTGTGATTGAAAAAAGGGAAACGATAAATCCTCTGGATACAGTAACAGTTTTAACTGACCGTGAAACTGCTCGAGATATTGAACAAAAACAAATAAATGATATCCACGATATTGGACGTCTTAATCCAACTATAACTTATAATTCAAATAATGACAGTTTTGTAATTCGTGGTTTAAGTGCCAATCGCGTTCTCGTGACGATGGATGGCATTCCCCTTCCGTGGCTTAATGATGGAGTACGTGGTGTTAAGGGTGGGAGTTCAATGTTTGACCTTAATGCCCTTTCTACACTTGATATCATTAGAGGATCAGATTCTAGCCGTTATGGCTCTGGAGCACTAAGTGGAATTGTTGCTTTACGTACTCTTGATCCTGAAGATCTTCTCACAGAAGAAAAAAATTGGGGTAGTCTTACAAAGGGCAGTTACAATTCTGCTGATAGTAGCTGGCATATAGATGAAGCTTTTGCAGTACGATTTTACCAAACCTTTCTACTGTTCCAAGGATCTCGTGTAGGAGGTCATGAACGCAAAAATATGGGAACTGTAGATACTTACGGAAGTGAGCGTACACGCGCAAATCCTGCTGATTTTGACCAAAATAATCTGCTTTTTAAAATGCATCAATATTTAAATAGCGATCATAAGGTTGGTTTTACAGCAGAACGTTTTTTTTATAATAAAGACACTCATTCATTAAATGCTTCCTCCACAACATATTCTCCAGGCTCAGTTTATGATAAGAATAATAAATATCGTGAGCGTTTTTCGATTTTCTACGATTATAGTGGTAATGGAGATGCTGTTTTTGATGCATTTCATGGACAACTTTATTGGCAGAAACTATCAAATAACCAGGTTTTAAAAGGGCATCGTATCAAACAGCCACAAGGGAACTATTTAAGAGATAACCTTATACGTAATATTAATTATGGCTTTAATGCCGATAGTCTCAAAAAAATTGATATAGGTGCTATCAGTCATACACTGAAATTTTCTACTGACATCTTTGCATCCAAACTGCATCAATATGCGTCTGGTCAAGATAATTGTCACTTGAGAGAGAATGCACGTGGATGTGCTTTTTTACATACCAATCAATCTGATACACCAGATACTCATAGCCATGGTTTTAGTTTAGCTTTTGAAGATGCAATTGGTTTTTCTAATAACCATGTTCGCGTTATACCTGGAATCCGCTACGACTGGTACAAACACGTCCCGCAAAAAACACCTTCTTATAAAAAAACAACCATTTCTAAAGAACAGCTTACAGAAAATGGCGGTTCGCATTTTTCTCCCAAATTGCGTGTAGAATGGGATGCTAATGATCAAGTGACATTTTATGGCCAGTGGGCACAAGCTTTCCGTGCACCAAGTGTTTCCGAACTCTACCTCATCTATGTTAATCCCTCTTTTTATTATACGGCTGGCAACCCCAATCTTAAGCCAGAAATCAGCAATGGGTATGATATTGGTATAAAATACGGAAATGTAAATTTTGATGGTTCTATCAGCGTCTTCACCAATCAATATAAAAATTTTATTGATATTATAGATAAAGGACCATCACGAGAATTTATGTTAGCACGCAAACATTACATAAATCGTGCTCATGTTCGTATCTCTGGCATTGAAGCTAAAACATCTTTAGCTCTTAATCAAAATTTCCATAGTAATTTTTCCTTTGCATACGCACAAGGAAAAGATCTTGATAAAAATGAATATCTCAACTCAATCCCAGCTTTAAAAGCTATTATAGGATTTGGGTATGCACAAGAGACTTGGGGGGCTGATATTATGCTCACTTTAGCCGCTAAACGTGATAAAGTAGAAAAGAATTCCGATTATGCAAAAACTCCAAGTTATAAATTAGTTGATGTGGTGGGATGGTGGGAACCTTTTGGTGAAAAAGGCCCTATTATAAGAGTTGGGGTTTACAACCTTTTCAATAAAAAATATTGGAATGCAACTGATCTTCCCGCTGCTTCACCTAGGGGTGCACCACCACCACCTAAAGACTATTTCAGTCAGCCAGGTCGTAACTTTAAGGTATCGCTTGTGCAAAAATTTTAA
- a CDS encoding FecCD family ABC transporter permease: MINSISTAQAPEIKKEKHAIRGKIALLSLIIFLIFSILVGLLNGASNVSFINLIHAILTQDSSVSSKTHDYLVLIDIRLPRIILGLLVGSALAVSGVLMQGIFRNPLADPGIVGVSAGASLGAVLAIVVGVTFPPLFPPFLESYKVIISAFLGGLLSTITLYAIATRHNCTSIATMLLAGIALSALNSAIVGALIFIANDQQLRDITFWNLGSLAGATWLKVGFIIPFVGIGLFFSPFLSRALNALSLGEAAASHIGFHIQKVKNISIILVALMCGGAVAVSGGISFIGIIVPHILRLLIGPDHRYLIPCSILLGAALLISADTFARFIIAPAELPIGIVTALFGAPFFLWILIYQRGINVL; this comes from the coding sequence ATGATCAATAGCATCTCAACAGCACAAGCACCTGAAATTAAAAAAGAAAAGCATGCAATTCGAGGAAAAATTGCATTATTAAGTTTAATAATATTCCTTATTTTTAGCATTTTAGTAGGGTTATTAAACGGCGCGTCTAATGTTTCTTTTATTAATCTTATTCATGCGATTCTTACACAAGATTCTTCAGTAAGCAGTAAAACCCATGATTATCTTGTGCTTATTGATATAAGACTTCCCCGTATCATCTTGGGTTTATTAGTTGGTTCAGCTTTAGCTGTTTCTGGCGTTCTTATGCAGGGAATTTTCCGTAATCCCCTTGCTGATCCTGGAATTGTAGGTGTATCAGCAGGTGCAAGTCTTGGTGCTGTTTTAGCAATTGTTGTAGGTGTTACTTTTCCGCCCCTATTTCCGCCTTTTTTAGAATCTTATAAAGTCATTATAAGTGCTTTTTTGGGCGGACTTTTATCAACAATTACTCTCTACGCAATCGCAACACGTCATAATTGTACTTCTATTGCAACAATGCTTCTTGCGGGAATTGCTCTCAGCGCTTTAAATAGTGCTATCGTTGGAGCTTTAATCTTTATCGCAAACGATCAACAATTGCGTGATATTACCTTTTGGAACCTTGGATCTCTTGCGGGTGCGACATGGTTAAAAGTTGGGTTTATTATACCTTTTGTTGGAATTGGTCTCTTTTTTTCTCCATTCTTGTCACGCGCACTAAATGCTTTGTCTCTTGGAGAAGCTGCTGCCAGTCATATTGGTTTTCATATTCAAAAAGTTAAAAATATTTCTATTATACTTGTTGCTCTTATGTGCGGTGGTGCAGTTGCTGTCAGCGGTGGCATTAGTTTTATTGGCATTATAGTCCCACATATTTTACGCCTGCTTATTGGGCCTGATCATCGCTATCTTATTCCTTGTTCTATTCTTTTAGGAGCAGCTTTGCTTATTTCTGCTGATACATTTGCGCGCTTTATTATTGCCCCTGCAGAATTACCAATCGGGATTGTTACAGCACTCTTTGGAGCACCCTTCTTTCTTTGGATTCTCATATATCAACGGGGGATAAATGTTTTATGA